A window of the Dyadobacter pollutisoli genome harbors these coding sequences:
- the dnaE gene encoding DNA polymerase III subunit alpha, translating to MQFSHLHCHTQFSLLDGAADIKKLFKKAKEDNMPAVAITDHGNMFGVFEFVAEGNKQGIKPIVGCEFYVVEDRHIRQFTKDKKDVRFHQLLLAKDEIGYKNLVKMCSLGFIEGMYGKYPRIDKELIVKYHKGLIATTCCIGAVIPKTILRQGEEAAEKEFKWWLDLFGDDFYVELQRHEIRDQYIVNEVLVKFARKYNVKIIASNDSHYVDQEDWNAHDILLCINTGDKQSTPSAKDFDDDKGIPKGSRFAFFNDQFYFKKTSEMLSLFNDLPESLDNTNEIVDKIKTLDLRKDILLPNFPIPDEFKTHTLSEMVGKKELTADVLNQWEYLRHITFEGAKFKYGTITAEIEDRLNFELNTIRNMGFPGYFLIVADFIDAGRKMGVFIGPGRGSAAGSVVAYCTGITNIDPIKYDLLFERFLNPDRISLPDIDTDFDDEGRQKVIDYVVKKYGYNQVAQIVTYGTMAAKSAIKDVARVMDLPLIEANALAKLVPDKPTYNMTLNRIFTAPLEGEGSLMKKEGIAPEELDNVKKMRAIALGNDLQASVLQEARRLEGTVRNTGIHAAGIIIAPSDLTEIIPVSTSKDSDFLITQYQGKIIEDAGVIKMDFLGLRNLTIIKEALRLIKQNHNVDIVIDDIPLDDPKVFELFQRGETNAIFQFESDGMKKHMRDLIPDRFEHLIAMNALYRPGPIAYIPNFIRRKNGHEEITYDLPELEEYLADTYGITVYQEQVMLLSQKLGGFTKGQADTLRKAMGKKQIETLNKMKGDFMKGGAEKGLDAKKLEKIWTDWEAFASYAFNKSHSTCYAFVAYQTAYLKSHYPGEYMAAVLTSSLGNIEKITFFMEECKNLGITVLGPDINESDRQFNVNKKGEIRFGLAGVKGSGDAAVESIIEERNANGPFKDVFDFIIRVNLRTVNKKTLESLAYAGGFDCFQEYHRAQYFTAEQGENGTFIEKIIRYANNYHAEKASNQSSLFGAFGGNDILMTKPKAADIIPWDDLTKLRYEQEVVGFYISGHPLDTFRVELDNFCNGTLDKVMEIAEGERNPKFFGKEISVGGIVTSAQERMSRNGSLFMIFKLEDYRGSMEMLLGGEDYIRFKNYLQVGQFLYIKGKVQNRWKQEDQFEFKISQIQLLTEIREKMCRKIKISLTLDQIDAQFIHLLNDTFGNHPGSCAVNMTVIDPETRLEVEMLSRGYRVAPSNELFKVLSGFHGVKFFLN from the coding sequence ATGCAATTTTCTCACTTACACTGCCACACGCAATTTTCACTTCTCGACGGTGCGGCGGATATTAAAAAACTATTCAAAAAAGCCAAAGAGGACAATATGCCAGCGGTGGCCATCACCGATCATGGCAATATGTTCGGGGTATTTGAATTTGTGGCTGAGGGAAATAAGCAAGGGATCAAGCCCATCGTAGGTTGCGAGTTTTATGTGGTCGAGGACAGGCATATCCGCCAGTTTACCAAAGACAAAAAGGATGTACGTTTTCACCAATTATTGCTTGCCAAAGATGAGATAGGTTACAAAAACCTGGTTAAAATGTGTTCGCTGGGTTTTATTGAGGGAATGTACGGCAAGTACCCCCGGATAGATAAAGAGCTGATTGTGAAGTACCACAAAGGGCTGATAGCGACAACTTGCTGCATTGGTGCGGTTATTCCCAAGACTATTTTAAGACAAGGCGAAGAGGCGGCTGAGAAGGAATTCAAATGGTGGCTCGATTTGTTCGGTGACGATTTTTACGTAGAGTTACAGCGTCACGAAATTCGGGATCAATATATTGTGAATGAAGTTCTTGTGAAGTTTGCAAGAAAATATAATGTCAAGATCATTGCTTCCAACGACTCGCATTACGTGGACCAGGAAGACTGGAATGCACACGATATTTTGCTGTGTATCAACACGGGCGATAAGCAAAGTACCCCGTCCGCGAAGGATTTTGATGATGATAAAGGTATTCCGAAAGGCTCCCGGTTTGCATTTTTCAATGATCAGTTTTATTTCAAGAAAACCAGCGAAATGCTATCGCTTTTCAATGATCTTCCTGAGTCACTGGATAACACGAATGAGATTGTTGACAAAATAAAAACACTGGATTTAAGGAAGGACATTCTATTGCCCAACTTCCCGATACCCGACGAATTCAAGACACATACATTGTCTGAAATGGTGGGGAAAAAGGAATTGACCGCCGACGTTCTGAATCAATGGGAATACCTGAGGCACATTACGTTTGAAGGAGCAAAATTCAAGTACGGCACGATTACTGCTGAGATTGAGGATCGTTTGAACTTTGAATTGAATACAATCAGGAACATGGGTTTCCCCGGTTACTTCCTGATCGTGGCTGACTTTATTGATGCAGGGCGTAAAATGGGGGTATTTATTGGTCCAGGCCGTGGTTCTGCAGCTGGATCAGTGGTGGCTTACTGTACCGGTATTACCAACATTGACCCGATCAAGTACGATCTGCTTTTTGAGCGTTTCCTGAATCCTGACCGGATCTCACTACCCGATATTGATACGGACTTTGATGATGAAGGTCGGCAAAAAGTAATCGATTATGTGGTTAAAAAATATGGCTACAATCAGGTTGCGCAGATCGTAACATATGGTACCATGGCCGCCAAATCGGCGATTAAGGACGTTGCCAGGGTAATGGACCTGCCGCTGATTGAGGCCAATGCATTAGCGAAGCTCGTACCGGACAAGCCCACTTACAATATGACCCTCAACCGGATCTTCACAGCACCGCTGGAAGGAGAAGGGAGTTTGATGAAAAAGGAGGGAATAGCGCCTGAAGAGCTTGATAATGTTAAGAAAATGCGGGCTATTGCGCTCGGTAACGATTTGCAAGCTAGTGTGTTACAGGAAGCAAGGCGATTGGAAGGTACTGTGAGGAATACGGGTATACATGCGGCGGGGATTATCATTGCCCCCAGCGACTTAACTGAAATTATTCCGGTGAGTACCTCCAAAGACTCGGACTTTCTGATCACCCAGTATCAGGGAAAGATCATTGAAGATGCGGGGGTAATCAAGATGGACTTTTTGGGCCTTCGAAACCTGACCATTATCAAGGAGGCTTTGCGGCTCATCAAGCAGAACCACAATGTCGACATTGTGATTGACGACATTCCGCTGGACGATCCGAAAGTTTTTGAATTGTTCCAGAGAGGTGAAACGAATGCGATCTTCCAGTTTGAATCTGACGGGATGAAAAAGCACATGCGCGACCTCATTCCCGACCGTTTTGAGCATTTGATTGCCATGAACGCCTTGTATCGTCCCGGTCCGATCGCATACATACCAAACTTTATCCGTCGTAAAAATGGTCATGAGGAAATTACCTATGACTTGCCCGAATTGGAAGAGTACCTCGCTGATACTTATGGGATTACAGTTTACCAGGAGCAGGTAATGCTTTTGTCCCAGAAACTGGGCGGTTTTACGAAAGGCCAGGCCGATACCCTGCGGAAAGCGATGGGTAAGAAGCAGATTGAAACCCTGAACAAGATGAAGGGGGACTTCATGAAAGGCGGTGCCGAAAAAGGTTTGGATGCCAAAAAACTTGAAAAGATCTGGACCGACTGGGAAGCATTTGCATCTTACGCGTTTAACAAGTCACACTCAACGTGCTATGCGTTTGTGGCATATCAAACCGCCTATCTCAAATCGCACTATCCGGGTGAGTATATGGCGGCGGTATTGACGAGCTCACTGGGTAACATTGAAAAGATCACATTCTTCATGGAGGAATGTAAAAACCTTGGAATTACGGTTCTGGGGCCCGATATCAATGAATCGGACCGTCAGTTTAACGTAAATAAGAAAGGGGAGATCCGTTTCGGACTGGCCGGGGTGAAAGGAAGTGGTGATGCTGCCGTGGAATCGATTATTGAAGAAAGAAACGCCAACGGACCATTCAAGGATGTGTTTGATTTTATCATCAGGGTCAATTTGCGGACGGTTAACAAGAAGACCTTGGAAAGCTTGGCCTATGCAGGCGGCTTCGACTGTTTTCAGGAGTATCACCGGGCACAATATTTCACAGCTGAGCAGGGCGAAAACGGAACATTTATTGAAAAAATAATCCGTTATGCTAACAATTATCACGCTGAAAAAGCATCTAACCAGTCCTCACTTTTCGGCGCTTTTGGTGGAAATGATATATTAATGACCAAACCCAAGGCCGCGGACATTATTCCCTGGGATGATCTTACCAAATTGCGTTACGAACAGGAGGTGGTAGGCTTTTACATTTCCGGTCACCCGCTCGATACATTCCGGGTCGAGCTAGACAATTTCTGCAACGGTACATTGGATAAGGTCATGGAAATTGCCGAAGGAGAGCGAAACCCGAAATTTTTTGGTAAGGAAATTAGTGTGGGTGGAATTGTGACAAGTGCGCAGGAAAGAATGTCCCGGAATGGAAGTCTTTTTATGATTTTTAAGCTGGAAGATTACCGCGGTTCAATGGAGATGTTGCTGGGTGGCGAAGATTATATCCGTTTTAAAAATTACCTGCAAGTCGGCCAGTTTTTATATATCAAAGGCAAGGTGCAAAACCGGTGGAAACAGGAAGACCAATTTGAATTTAAAATATCCCAGATTCAGCTGCTGACGGAAATCAGGGAGAAAATGTGCAGGAAGATCAAGATCAGTCTTACATTGGACCAAATCGATGCGCAATTCATTCACTTACTGAACGATACATTTGGCAATCATCCCGGATCATGCGCTGTAAATATGACGGTTATTGACCCGGAAACACGATTAGAAGTCGAAATGTTGTCACGTGGTTACAGGGTTGCACCATCTAATGAACTCTTCAAAGTGTTGAGTGGTTTTCATGGTGTAAAGTTCTTTTTAAACTAG
- a CDS encoding 2-hydroxyacid dehydrogenase, translating to MKILIADSMHSSLFNMLEEKGWEYAYHPQYRREDIKVALPEYDGLMIRSKTYLDREMLENAGKLRFIARAGAGLDLIDLSVAKERQIEVFHAGTGNRDAVAEHALGMLLALFNNILKADREVRNGIWDREGNRGVELMNKTVGIIGYGNNGTATAKRLTGFGCRVLAYDKYRDHYGDEFAEESSVEQIMAEADILSLHIPLTEISRYWIDENFIEQFSKPFYLVNLSRGEIVKLGAVVNGLQSGKILGACLDVLENEKIAKLTPSQQASFDYLRSSDNVVLTPHIGGWTHESYVRINEVLVKQIANWL from the coding sequence ATGAAAATCCTGATAGCAGACTCTATGCATTCCTCTCTTTTCAATATGTTGGAGGAAAAAGGCTGGGAATATGCGTATCATCCTCAATATCGTCGTGAAGATATCAAAGTGGCTCTGCCTGAATACGATGGCCTCATGATCCGAAGCAAAACTTATCTCGATCGGGAGATGCTGGAAAATGCGGGCAAGCTCAGATTTATAGCCCGGGCTGGCGCAGGCCTGGACCTGATTGACCTGTCGGTTGCGAAAGAGCGTCAGATCGAGGTTTTTCATGCAGGAACCGGCAACCGGGACGCAGTTGCAGAGCATGCGTTGGGTATGTTGCTCGCTCTATTTAACAATATACTGAAAGCCGACCGGGAGGTTCGGAACGGCATCTGGGACCGGGAAGGAAATCGCGGCGTGGAACTCATGAACAAAACAGTGGGTATCATTGGCTACGGAAATAACGGAACCGCGACGGCGAAAAGACTGACCGGTTTTGGTTGCCGCGTGCTTGCGTATGACAAATACCGTGATCATTACGGTGATGAGTTTGCTGAGGAATCCTCAGTGGAGCAAATCATGGCCGAGGCCGATATTTTGAGCCTTCATATTCCATTGACGGAAATCAGCCGGTATTGGATCGATGAAAACTTTATAGAGCAGTTTTCGAAACCATTCTATCTGGTCAATCTATCCAGGGGCGAAATTGTCAAGCTGGGAGCTGTTGTGAATGGATTACAATCGGGGAAAATACTGGGCGCTTGTCTGGACGTTCTCGAAAATGAGAAGATAGCAAAGCTTACACCTTCACAGCAGGCTTCTTTCGATTATCTGCGTTCGTCGGACAATGTAGTACTAACGCCTCATATCGGGGGCTGGACGCACGAAAGCTACGTCCGTATCAATGAAGTCCTGGTGAAGCAAATTGCAAACTGGCTATAA
- a CDS encoding ribose-phosphate pyrophosphokinase, translating to MGSFNTVKIFSGSQSEYLAKDIARYYGKELGGYTLRKFSDGELSPSFEESIRGCDVFLIQSTFPPADNLLELLLMVDAARRASAHYVTVVIPYFGYARQDRKDKPRVAIAAKVVANLLTSVGVDRLMTIDLHAGQIQGFFDLPVDHLEGTSIFVPYIKSLNLKNLLIASPDMGGAARARNFAKFLNVDMILCDKHRKRANEIASMQVIGDVEGMDVVLVDDLIDTGGTLCKAAELILGKGASSVRAISTHAIMSGKAHENIANSVLEELIITDTIPLKQQNEKIRVLSVAEIFAKAIGRIRDHESISSLFINHQ from the coding sequence ATGGGTTCATTCAATACAGTAAAAATATTTTCGGGAAGTCAGTCCGAATATTTGGCCAAAGACATTGCCAGGTATTATGGTAAAGAGCTGGGTGGGTATACATTGAGGAAATTTAGTGACGGAGAATTATCCCCAAGCTTTGAAGAATCAATTAGAGGATGTGACGTTTTTTTAATCCAGTCCACATTTCCCCCGGCAGATAACTTACTGGAATTACTTTTAATGGTTGATGCCGCCCGTCGTGCTTCTGCCCATTACGTAACCGTGGTAATACCTTATTTCGGATACGCAAGACAGGACAGAAAAGACAAACCAAGGGTTGCTATTGCTGCCAAAGTAGTTGCCAACCTGCTTACATCGGTTGGTGTGGATCGTTTGATGACGATTGATCTGCACGCCGGACAGATACAGGGCTTTTTTGATTTACCTGTGGATCACCTGGAAGGAACGTCTATTTTTGTTCCCTACATCAAGTCACTGAACCTGAAAAACCTGCTGATCGCTTCTCCTGATATGGGCGGCGCGGCACGGGCACGAAATTTTGCTAAGTTTCTGAATGTGGATATGATCCTCTGTGATAAACACAGAAAAAGAGCCAATGAAATTGCCAGCATGCAGGTGATCGGAGATGTGGAAGGAATGGATGTAGTACTTGTGGATGACTTAATTGATACGGGTGGTACACTTTGCAAAGCAGCTGAACTGATCCTTGGTAAAGGCGCAAGTTCAGTAAGGGCGATCAGTACCCATGCTATTATGTCGGGTAAGGCGCACGAAAATATTGCAAATTCTGTTCTTGAGGAATTAATTATCACTGATACCATTCCTTTAAAGCAACAGAATGAAAAAATCCGCGTATTGTCAGTTGCCGAGATCTTCGCAAAAGCAATAGGCCGGATCAGAGATCATGAATCTATTAGTTCATTATTTATAAATCATCAGTAA
- a CDS encoding 50S ribosomal protein L25/general stress protein Ctc, with translation MKKHEIVGFKRANLGKTESQELRSQGYVPSVLYGGTEQVHFYAPAMLFRELLFTPDIFNVTLNIEGTLYNAVLQEKQFHPVNDSLIHADFLQIVDGKEIKVDVPVKLTGTSAGVMKGGKMNQKLRKLRVQGLADNIPDYVNVDVTELDLGKSVKVGALKAENFVILTAASNPIASVEIPRALRGTLGK, from the coding sequence ATGAAAAAGCATGAGATTGTAGGGTTTAAAAGAGCGAATCTCGGCAAGACGGAGTCCCAAGAATTACGTTCTCAGGGTTATGTTCCGTCTGTGCTGTATGGTGGAACCGAGCAAGTACATTTTTACGCACCGGCTATGTTGTTCCGCGAGTTGCTTTTTACACCGGATATTTTTAACGTTACGCTTAATATCGAAGGTACATTATATAACGCCGTCCTTCAAGAAAAACAATTTCACCCGGTCAACGATTCTTTGATCCACGCGGATTTTCTTCAAATCGTTGATGGTAAAGAAATTAAAGTTGACGTGCCAGTAAAATTGACCGGTACTTCAGCTGGAGTAATGAAAGGTGGTAAAATGAATCAAAAATTGCGTAAATTGCGCGTACAAGGTTTGGCGGATAATATCCCCGACTACGTAAATGTTGACGTGACTGAACTTGATTTAGGAAAATCTGTGAAGGTTGGTGCATTAAAAGCTGAAAATTTTGTTATATTGACAGCCGCAAGCAACCCGATCGCTTCAGTCGAGATCCCACGTGCACTGAGAGGTACACTTGGCAAATAA
- the trpS gene encoding tryptophan--tRNA ligase, translated as MARILTGIQSSGRPHLGNILGAIKPAIELSKNPQNESFFFIADLHSLTTLKNGPEREGYVKAIAATWLAFGFDFNKNVFWRQSRVQEHTELAWYLNCFTPFPMLANATSFKEKAEKLSDVNAGLFTYPVLQAADILLYNANIIPVGKDQKQHLEMTKDIASRFNILAGEEILVLPEPQIDERIMTIPGLDGLKMSKSYHNYIDIFLPENELKKITKKIVSDSTPLEEPKDPETDITFKLYSLVASETDVETMRQKYLNGGYGYGHAKQALLECFMEQFAEPRRIFNYYMENNEELESILVTGEAKAREIAQDTISKVRKVLGFSS; from the coding sequence ATGGCCAGAATCCTTACAGGCATTCAAAGTAGCGGGAGACCTCATTTGGGTAACATCCTCGGAGCGATCAAACCCGCGATTGAACTTTCAAAAAATCCACAAAACGAATCATTTTTCTTCATTGCAGACCTTCATTCCCTTACTACCCTCAAAAACGGGCCGGAACGGGAAGGATATGTAAAGGCAATAGCCGCAACCTGGCTTGCATTTGGCTTTGATTTCAACAAAAATGTCTTTTGGCGGCAATCCAGAGTGCAGGAGCATACCGAGCTGGCCTGGTACCTGAACTGCTTCACGCCGTTTCCGATGCTTGCTAACGCCACTTCTTTTAAAGAAAAGGCGGAGAAGTTATCTGATGTAAATGCCGGACTATTCACGTATCCTGTTTTGCAAGCTGCCGATATCCTGCTTTATAATGCCAACATTATCCCGGTTGGAAAAGACCAGAAACAGCATCTGGAAATGACCAAGGACATTGCAAGCCGCTTCAATATACTGGCCGGAGAGGAAATTCTGGTTTTGCCAGAGCCCCAGATAGACGAACGCATCATGACCATTCCGGGCTTGGATGGCCTTAAAATGAGCAAGTCTTATCACAACTACATTGATATTTTCCTGCCGGAAAACGAGTTAAAAAAAATTACAAAGAAAATCGTCTCAGACTCGACGCCGCTTGAAGAACCCAAAGATCCTGAAACTGATATTACATTTAAACTATATAGCCTCGTAGCGTCGGAAACTGACGTGGAAACCATGCGTCAGAAATACCTGAATGGGGGCTACGGTTACGGTCATGCGAAACAGGCGTTATTAGAATGCTTTATGGAGCAATTCGCTGAGCCGCGTCGTATTTTCAACTACTATATGGAAAATAACGAAGAGCTGGAATCCATTCTGGTTACCGGAGAAGCTAAGGCCCGCGAAATTGCGCAGGATACCATTAGTAAAGTGCGTAAAGTGCTAGGTTTCAGCTCATGA
- a CDS encoding phosphatase PAP2 family protein, with protein sequence MTETVHTLIHSDQELFLWLNGMHTPWLDTIMYWITYKYTWIPMYLLLMAISLRADRKKGFTEILTVLIAVIIADKITSGLMKPYFIRFRPCHDPELQGLVHTVTGCGGLYGFASSHASTSFAVAITWFSFFRTRVPYISLIFFWAALYSYSRVYVGVHYPADIFIGALIGMLVGWLCVQLYYSFLKRYYLN encoded by the coding sequence ATGACCGAGACCGTCCATACGTTGATCCATTCCGACCAGGAGCTGTTTTTATGGCTCAATGGCATGCACACGCCCTGGCTGGACACGATTATGTACTGGATCACTTACAAGTATACCTGGATCCCTATGTACCTGCTACTCATGGCTATATCGCTCCGTGCGGACAGAAAAAAGGGATTTACCGAGATCCTGACCGTGCTCATCGCCGTCATCATTGCAGACAAGATCACATCCGGTTTGATGAAGCCTTATTTTATCAGGTTCCGGCCGTGTCATGATCCGGAGTTACAGGGATTGGTGCACACAGTTACCGGATGTGGCGGACTTTATGGCTTTGCCTCATCACATGCCTCGACCAGTTTTGCAGTTGCTATTACCTGGTTCAGTTTTTTCAGGACCAGAGTACCGTATATAAGCTTAATATTCTTCTGGGCGGCTCTGTATTCCTATAGCAGAGTGTACGTTGGGGTCCATTATCCGGCCGATATTTTCATCGGCGCATTAATCGGAATGCTGGTCGGATGGCTCTGTGTGCAACTTTATTATTCTTTTTTGAAAAGATATTATCTTAATTGA
- a CDS encoding type II toxin-antitoxin system RelE/ParE family toxin, whose amino-acid sequence MNLPVRWTTEAEESFAKIIEQLEKKWSEKEIRKFIRTVNKVLKQISGFPRMYEASASDPGVRKGFVAKQCSLFYEIKEDSIVLLFFWDNRRKPF is encoded by the coding sequence ATGAACCTTCCCGTGCGCTGGACCACAGAGGCAGAGGAAAGTTTCGCCAAAATAATTGAGCAGCTGGAAAAAAAGTGGTCAGAAAAAGAAATTAGAAAATTTATCAGGACTGTCAATAAAGTTCTAAAGCAAATATCCGGCTTTCCGCGCATGTATGAGGCGTCCGCTTCCGACCCCGGTGTGAGAAAGGGTTTTGTAGCCAAGCAATGCTCATTATTTTATGAAATAAAAGAAGATTCTATTGTTTTGCTCTTTTTTTGGGATAATCGACGTAAACCTTTTTAG
- a CDS encoding DUF2461 domain-containing protein, whose protein sequence is MESKTLHFLSLLAENNNRDWFQENRKLYDAAKADMEKLVGYLITEVGKFQDLGNLQVKECLLRINRDIRFSKNKAPYKNNLAAGIGPGGKSSGKIDYYLQIQPGDLSFLGGGMWDTTSEQLARFRQEIDYNADELKHIIEGKEFKELFPEIHGDILKTTPKGYPKDHPEIELLKRKQLFFVHRYTDKEVASKDFGDMVVNAISLLKPFTDYMNYVLYEQPAEQ, encoded by the coding sequence ATGGAATCCAAAACACTTCACTTTCTCAGCCTATTAGCCGAAAATAATAACAGGGACTGGTTTCAAGAAAATAGAAAACTTTATGATGCCGCCAAAGCCGATATGGAAAAACTGGTTGGCTATCTGATCACTGAGGTAGGCAAGTTTCAGGACCTCGGAAATTTACAGGTTAAAGAATGCTTGCTGCGTATTAACAGGGATATCCGCTTCTCTAAAAACAAAGCTCCTTACAAGAATAACCTAGCAGCAGGGATAGGTCCGGGCGGTAAAAGCTCTGGCAAAATTGATTATTATTTACAAATTCAACCAGGGGATCTGTCGTTTTTGGGAGGAGGTATGTGGGACACCACATCCGAACAGCTGGCCCGGTTTCGCCAGGAGATAGACTACAATGCGGATGAGCTGAAACACATCATTGAAGGCAAGGAATTTAAGGAGTTGTTCCCGGAAATTCACGGCGATATTTTAAAAACAACGCCGAAGGGTTATCCAAAGGATCACCCCGAAATTGAGCTGCTAAAAAGAAAACAACTTTTTTTCGTCCATCGGTACACAGATAAGGAAGTGGCCTCCAAGGACTTCGGAGATATGGTCGTAAATGCTATCTCGCTGCTTAAACCTTTTACCGATTATATGAATTATGTATTGTATGAACAGCCTGCCGAGCAATAA
- the trxA gene encoding thioredoxin — protein MGKAIEITDSTFEELIQGDKPVLVDFWAEWCGPCKMIGPVVEQLAGEYDGKAVIGKMDVDMNSSVPAKFGIRSIPTLMIFKGGQLVDKVVGVVPKTTLEDKLNAQIEATV, from the coding sequence ATGGGAAAAGCAATTGAAATTACCGATAGCACCTTTGAAGAACTTATCCAGGGCGATAAACCAGTACTTGTAGATTTTTGGGCAGAGTGGTGTGGCCCTTGTAAAATGATCGGACCGGTAGTGGAACAGTTGGCTGGCGAGTACGACGGAAAAGCAGTTATTGGTAAAATGGACGTGGATATGAACTCATCGGTACCTGCTAAATTTGGTATCCGCAGTATCCCAACATTGATGATTTTTAAAGGAGGACAATTAGTTGATAAAGTTGTTGGTGTTGTACCAAAAACAACTTTGGAAGATAAATTAAATGCCCAAATCGAAGCGACTGTTTAA
- a CDS encoding aldose 1-epimerase family protein, which yields MQYSIENHHLKITVKQTGAELCQIQSTVTGKDFMWNADPNVWSSYAPVLFPVIGAIKNGFVKYNGQQYAVPRHGFIRNNANVTLAEQTTDSLTFALKSSDETLAIYPFEFEFRITYKLVDSKVVVSHHITNHGSGEMLFSLGGHPAFKCPLHDDEVYDDYYLEFEAVETDATWLLEKDGLVGNQTKPVLENTNVLHLNSHLFDKDALIFKHLISRQVSLRSTKSGQVITLHYEDFPYLGIWAKPGGHFVCIEPWLGIADSADSDQNFETKEGILKLDAGKTFEAAFTIEINE from the coding sequence ATGCAATACTCCATCGAGAACCACCATCTTAAAATTACCGTAAAACAGACTGGCGCTGAACTTTGTCAGATTCAGTCGACTGTAACCGGCAAAGACTTCATGTGGAATGCCGATCCTAATGTATGGTCGAGTTATGCACCAGTGCTTTTTCCGGTCATTGGAGCCATTAAAAATGGTTTTGTCAAATACAATGGTCAGCAATACGCAGTTCCGCGCCATGGGTTTATCCGCAATAATGCGAATGTTACCTTAGCTGAGCAAACTACTGATAGTCTGACATTTGCCTTAAAAAGCAGTGACGAAACATTGGCTATTTACCCGTTCGAATTCGAGTTTCGGATTACCTATAAATTGGTGGATAGCAAAGTAGTGGTCAGTCATCACATTACAAATCATGGTTCCGGGGAAATGTTGTTCTCGCTCGGAGGTCATCCGGCGTTCAAATGTCCGCTGCACGACGATGAAGTCTATGACGACTATTACCTTGAATTTGAAGCAGTTGAAACTGATGCAACCTGGCTTCTGGAAAAAGACGGATTGGTAGGGAATCAAACGAAACCGGTTCTAGAAAATACCAATGTCCTGCACTTGAACTCCCATTTATTTGACAAAGATGCATTGATATTCAAGCATTTAATATCCAGACAAGTAAGCCTTCGCAGCACAAAATCTGGCCAGGTGATCACATTACATTATGAAGATTTTCCCTATTTAGGGATCTGGGCCAAACCTGGTGGTCATTTTGTATGCATTGAACCCTGGCTAGGCATCGCAGACAGTGCCGACTCCGACCAGAATTTTGAAACAAAAGAAGGGATTTTGAAACTGGATGCCGGTAAAACCTTCGAAGCAGCTTTTACGATTGAGATTAACGAGTAG